The following are encoded in a window of Salmo trutta chromosome 27, fSalTru1.1, whole genome shotgun sequence genomic DNA:
- the LOC115164079 gene encoding nuclear receptor subfamily 6 group A member 1-A-like — translation MNGVPANWEKHEMDTWEVILSLLSDDAADPRVCLICGDRATGLHYGIISCEGCKGFFKRSICNKRVYRCSRDKNCEMSRKQRNRCQYCRLLKCLQMGMNRKAIREDGMPGGRNKSIGPVQITDEEIERIMSGQEFKEEASLPEHTWSNNGDSSDHSSPSNGASEGNQPSPASTLSSNRSLEMGGGYTAAARDQYINTPMNTTYQLLPHLFSYATQSGLLAPQPRSLYPQSHPLVMQLVAAEDLAPLATPMLIEDGYKVTQVELFALLCRLADELLFRQISWIKKLPFFCELSIEDYTCLLSSTWQELILLSCLTIYSAQIFGDLADVTAKYTPSDEELQGFSEDSMELMERLIYLFRKFHQLKVSNEEYACMKAINFLNQDIRGLTNVSQLEQLNKRYWYVCQDYTEYKYPQQPKRFPEIMMCLPEIRFMAGKLVNVPLEQLPLLFKAVLHSCKSSFISNRTGSSPCLTTTGTSPGN, via the exons TCATTCTGTCTCTTTTGTCAGATGATGCAGCTGACCCACGTGTTTGCCTTATCTGTGGAGACCGCGCCACAGGCCTGCACTATGGCATCATCTCCTGTGAGGGCTGCAAGGGCTTCTTCAAGCGCAGCATCTGCAACAAGCGTGTGTACCGATGCAGCCGAGACAAAAACTGCGAAATGTCGCGCAAGCAACGCAACCGCTGCCAATACTGCCGTCTGCTCAAGTGTCTACAGATGGGAATGAACCGCAAAG CAATCAGGGAAGATGGGATGCCAGGAGGGAGAAACAAAAGTATTGGGCCTGTCCAG atcacAGATGAAGAGATTGAGCGGATCATGTCGGGACAGGAGTTCAAGGAGGAAGCCAGTCTGCCGGAGCACACCTGGAGCAACAACGGTGACAGTAGTGACCACAGTTCCCCTAGCAACGGCGCCTCCGAGGGCAACCAGCCATCACCTGCTTCCACTCTATCATCCAA TCGTTCTTTAGAGATGGGTGGTGGCTACACGGCTGCTGCCAGGGACCAGTACATCAACACCCCCATGAACACCACCTACCAGCTGCTACCTCACCTCTTTAGCTACGCTACCCAGTCAGGCCTGCTGGCCCCCCAGCCCCGCAGCCTCTACCCCCAGTCCCACCCCCTGGTGATGCAGCTTGTGGCTGCAGAAGACCTGGCTCCACTGGCCACCCCCATGCTGATAGAGGACGG GTACAAGGTGACTCAGGTGGAGTTGTTTGCGCTGCTGTGTCGTCTGGCCGACGAGCTGCTTTTTCGTCAGATCTCGTGGATCAAGAAGCTGCCGTTCTTCTGTGAGCTGTCTATCGAGGACTACACCTGTTTACTCAGCTCTACCTGGCAGGAGCTGATCCTGCTGTCCTGCCTCACCATCTACAGTGCACAGATCTTCGGAGACCTGGCTGACGTCACCGCCAAGTACACTCCCTCTGATGAGGAGCTGCAGGG GTTCAGTGAGGATAGCATGGAGTTGATGGAGAGGCTGATCTATCTGTTCCGCAAGTTCCACCAGTTGAAGGTCAGCAACGAGGAGTACGCCTGCATGAAAGCCATCAACTTCTTGAaccaag ATATCCGCGGTCTGACTAACGTCTCCCAGTTGGAGCAACTGAACAAGCGCTACTGGTACGTGTGTCAGGACTACACTGAGTACAAGTACCCTCAACAGCCCAAACGCTTCCCTGAGATCATGATGTGTCTGCCAGAGATCCGTTTCATGGCAG GGAAACTGGTGAACGTTCCTCTGGAACAGCTCCCCCTCTTGTTTAAAGCAGTTTTGCACTCCTGCAAATCCAGCTTCATCAGCAACAGGACAGGAAGTTCTCCCTGCCTGACTACTACTGGTACCTCCCCCGGGAACTGA